A window from Gossypium raimondii isolate GPD5lz chromosome 7, ASM2569854v1, whole genome shotgun sequence encodes these proteins:
- the LOC105799849 gene encoding protein MAIN-LIKE 2, with amino-acid sequence MEEIGMDPSAANPGPIDQSVLYDQDKHVSSAVWDGQERGALRCHEHTSKLGEWRLTPKQIELVEKAGFGYLRKIPAISLDNPLISALVERWRRETNTFHFTVGEMTVTLQDVAFLLGLAIDGMPVIGITYTTCGTVCEKYLGKAPDSTYASGGMVKLSWLKEFFSQCPENATIEEIERHTRAYLLYLVGSTIFSTTTGNKVPVMYLPLFENFENAGRYAWGAAALAFLYRALGNASVRSQSTICGCLTLLQCWSYYHLNIGRPKLNRDPIHEHFPFVLRWKGKQSGPTTNRDVVFYRKALDSLEPCDVEWLPYKYMDGTVIPEEIRNSLVLGRSKTMLICFDKAERHLPNRVLRQYGMLQPIPEDVPQWVRKSRGVDGGVDLSGKMESELNEWADRALHIVDGDDDADENEYMVWYLRITRKVVGRPISLSSEFQRTIGGVREISYLAETFPLKGLLPEQFESISRIRSIAQECLRDQVGGTVVVSPIVGTELGKRTRGKERVRRKGTGKRRRSNDPMEGHGASEDESQYCGMVEVDQLHPHHTNDEVDHLPLCTTVLEGEAALLLDTPNKVDDMQLHDATDGIDASHFCDPCNEADNSNMLNSIGESDLQTAKTVEEVIPQSFELPDATNGNTDLEIHNETNKPEDSQGCNATNGINGPQTLVATDVNKAQIHGATDKVSESQPSDAVHSDQRMVKEEVEVVPQLSHENTEDLAQQGDNSVIA; translated from the exons ATGGAAGAGATTGGAATGGACCCATCTGCAGCCAATCCTGGACCCATCGATCAGTCAGTACTGTATGATCAAGACAAGCATGTATCTTCAGCTGTTTGGGATGGCCAG GAGCGTGGTGCACTTAGATGTCATGAGCATACATCAAAGTTGGGAGAATGGAGACTCACCCCAAAACAGATTGAATTGGTGGAAAAAGCAGGATTTGGGTACTTGAGGAAGATACCTGCCATTAGTTTAGATAATCCGCTCATTTCAGCTTTAGTTGAGAGGTGGAGAAGAGAGACTAATACATTTCACTTCACTGTTGGAGAAATGACTGTGACTCTTCAAGATGTTGCCTTCTTGCTGGGATTGGCGATTGACGGGATGCCCGTGATTGGAATAACATATACCACTTGTGGAACGGTGTGTGAAAAGTATCTTGGGAAAGCACCAGATTCTACTTATGCAAGTGGTGGGATGGTGAAGCTGAGTTGGTTGAAAGAGTTCTTTTCTCAGTGTCCTGAAAATGCAACGATCGAAGAGATTGAGCGCCACACACGTGCTTACCTTTTGTATCTTGTGGGAAGCACTATTTTTTCAACTACCACAGGGAATAAGGTCCCTGTCATGTACCTTCCATTGTTTGAGAATTTTGAGAATGCTGGGAGGTATGCATGGGGTGCAGCTGCATTAGCATTCTTGTATAGGGCACTTGGGAATGCCTCTGTTAGATCCCAAAGCACTATTTGTGGATGTTTGACACTACTTCAG TGCTGGAGTTACTATCATCTAAATATTGGTCGACCAAAGCTCAACAGGGACCCTATCCACGAGCATTTCCCTTTTGTACTGAGGTGGAAGGGAAAGCAGAGTGGTCCAACGACAAACCGTGATGTAGTTTTCTACCGTAAGGCACTTGACTCCCTGGAACCATGTGAT GTAGAGTGGCTTCCCTACAAGTACATGGATGGTACTGTTATCCCAGAGGAAATTAGAAATAGTTTGGTTTTGGGGAGGTCTAAAACGATGTTGATATGCTTTGACAAGGCTGAAAGGCACCTTCCTAATCGTGTCCTAAGGCAATATGGCATGCTTCAACCTATCCCAGAAGATGTGCCACAATGGGTAAGAAAAAGCCGTGGAGTTGATGGTGGTGTGGACTTGTCTGGGAAAATGGAATCAGAACTTAATGAATGGGCAGATCGTGCACTCCATATTGtggatggtgatgatgatgcaGATGAAAACGAATACATGGTGTGGTATTTGAGAATTACTCGTAAAGTTGTAGGGAGACCTATTTCTCTCTCTTCAGAGTTTCAGAGAACA ATTGGTGGTGTGCGGGAAATTTCATACTTAGCCGAAACTTTCCCTTTGAAAGGACTGCTGCCTGAGCAGTTTGAATCAATTTCCAGGATTAGGTCTATTGCACAAGAATGCTTGAGAGACCAAGTTGGAGGTACAGTTGTTGTGTCACCTATTGTGGGAACTGAACTTGGCAAAAGGACTAGGGGGAAGGAGAGGGTGAGAAGAAAGGGTACTGGGAAACGGAGGCGTAGTAATGATCCCATGGAAGGTCACGGAGCTAGTGAGGATGAGTCTCAGTATTGTGGCATGGTTGAGGTGGATCAATTACATCCGCATCACACGAATGATGAGGTAGATCATTTGCCACTTTGTACCACAGTTCTTGAAGGTGAAGCTGCACTGCTGTTGGATACACCAAATAAAGTTGATGACATGCAACTTCATGATGCAACTGATGGGATTGATGCCTCACACTTTTGTGATCCATGTAATGAGGCTGACAACTCGAATATGCTTAATTCCATTGGAGAAAGTGATTTGCAAACTGCCAAAACAGTAGAGGAGGTTATTCCACAGTCATTTGAGCTACCTGATGCAACCAACGGTAACACCGATTTAGAAATTCATAATGAAACTAACAAGCCTGAAGACTCACAAGGTTGTAATGCTACTAATGGGATCAATG